In Streptomyces sp. NBC_00704, a genomic segment contains:
- a CDS encoding exopolysaccharide biosynthesis polyprenyl glycosylphosphotransferase — protein MTAESTVPSPGAQPGYSSVSVIPRRGSATGFRFPARRPAARPASPLPLLLTDGLAALAGAAALTGAQHRPLLTALLVAATMLLRPQRSRPVTGVLDELPVLCGRIAVGWLALAAAVGAWNPAHALSARTLLLGCAAQAAACCAGRAVVHLRRRRTLLRRPRAALVIGPATTAQRVAAAVLRHPRCGIRPVGIVTENPDGADGLPVLTTGQEVQRALIQNGVRDVLCVHPAVRGVQGPLLRALAESGCTVWEIDADTPSYASREQLAGFACRRLDMGARRRGSLGKRLLDVTVSGTLLLLVSPLLLLCATVLRLTDGPGVVFRQERIGKDGRPFTLLKFRTHRPVDEHEAATRWSVAGERRMSPFCRFLRQTSLDELLQLWNVLCGDMSLVGPRPERPFFVGEFSQSYPGYAARHRMQTGITGLAQVHGLRGDTSIEDRARFDNAYIDNWSLWQDVCILLRTAAALVRPTGS, from the coding sequence GTGACTGCGGAAAGCACCGTCCCCTCTCCTGGCGCGCAGCCCGGATACTCGTCCGTCTCGGTCATCCCGCGCCGGGGAAGCGCGACGGGATTCAGGTTCCCCGCCCGACGGCCCGCCGCACGGCCCGCGTCCCCGCTGCCGCTGCTGCTCACCGACGGCCTCGCCGCGCTGGCCGGCGCGGCGGCGCTGACCGGCGCGCAGCACCGGCCGCTCCTGACGGCCCTGCTGGTGGCGGCGACGATGCTGCTGCGTCCGCAGCGGAGCCGCCCGGTGACGGGGGTGCTCGACGAACTGCCCGTGCTCTGCGGCCGGATCGCCGTCGGCTGGCTGGCGCTGGCCGCGGCCGTCGGGGCGTGGAACCCGGCGCACGCGCTCTCCGCCCGCACCCTGCTCCTCGGCTGCGCGGCGCAGGCCGCCGCCTGCTGCGCCGGCCGTGCGGTGGTCCATCTGCGGCGGCGGCGGACGCTGCTGCGCCGCCCGCGCGCCGCGCTCGTCATCGGGCCCGCCACGACCGCGCAGCGGGTGGCGGCCGCCGTGCTGCGCCACCCCCGGTGCGGGATCCGCCCGGTGGGGATCGTGACCGAGAACCCCGACGGCGCCGACGGACTGCCGGTGCTGACCACCGGTCAGGAGGTGCAGCGGGCCCTCATCCAGAACGGCGTCCGCGACGTCCTGTGCGTCCACCCGGCCGTGCGCGGCGTGCAGGGCCCGCTGCTGCGGGCGCTCGCCGAGTCGGGTTGCACGGTGTGGGAGATCGACGCCGACACGCCCTCGTACGCGAGCCGCGAGCAGCTCGCCGGGTTCGCCTGCCGGCGCCTCGACATGGGCGCCCGGCGCCGGGGCAGCCTCGGCAAACGCCTGCTGGACGTCACCGTCTCCGGAACGCTGCTGCTGCTGGTGAGCCCGCTGCTGCTGCTGTGCGCGACCGTGCTGCGGCTGACCGACGGGCCCGGCGTCGTCTTCCGGCAGGAGCGCATCGGCAAGGACGGCAGGCCCTTCACCCTGCTGAAGTTCCGCACCCACCGCCCGGTCGACGAGCACGAGGCCGCGACCCGCTGGAGCGTGGCCGGCGAGCGCCGGATGAGCCCCTTCTGCCGCTTCCTTCGCCAGACCTCGCTGGACGAGCTGCTCCAGCTGTGGAACGTCCTGTGCGGCGACATGAGCCTGGTCGGCCCGCGACCCGAACGCCCCTTCTTCGTCGGCGAGTTCAGCCAGAGCTACCCCGGCTACGCGGCCCGCCACCGCATGCAGACCGGCATCACCGGCCTCGCCCAGGTGCACGGGCTGCGCGGCGACACCTCGATCGAGGACCGGGCCCGCTTCGACAACGCGTACATCGACAACTGGTCGCTGTGGCAGGACGTGTGCATCCTGCTGCGCACCGCGGCCGCCCTCGTGCGACCGACCGGGAGCTGA
- a CDS encoding O-antigen ligase family protein, giving the protein MSQGPVRTFPPALRRLARRFAVLSGSPAYAHAGGPAPCGAAHGDPDRPSCGQPGAPSGPALAQPLTAARTLSPVLPVVAVVALLGLPPAPGGEGAGPADALSALVVLFCAVRLLRQRRRPLSRTAALLLALPVAGLALAAMGASSPGAGLTGLGRYLQIFVLVPAAVVLLVRDRADFRVLAWSFVALAGWQGAVGVHQFVTATGASYQGETIRAVGTFGPQDVMGMATVVSFGLVCALGLALGGARARQRAVAVGCALALLVPLALSFSRGAWIATALTCTIQLALAGLRRALTIGAVGLAAGVILVGGLGVGSAMLQERVDSITQVADAPDQSVTDRYTLWAAAVGMWRERPLTGVGLKGFPEHRDAHASLALSSGSDTDGAGSGFVRQPLLSPHNMYLLVLAEQGLIGLLALAGCWLAMLARGLRGWARVRRAGPGLDCALVACGLLVWQLIDFVYADIGGPSTVLTAVVFGAVAWWALVGADGREEALAR; this is encoded by the coding sequence ATGAGCCAAGGACCCGTCCGGACCTTCCCGCCCGCGCTGCGGCGTCTGGCACGGCGCTTCGCCGTGCTGTCGGGGTCGCCCGCGTACGCCCACGCGGGCGGCCCCGCACCGTGCGGCGCGGCGCACGGGGATCCGGACCGCCCGTCCTGCGGGCAGCCCGGAGCGCCCTCCGGACCGGCCCTCGCCCAGCCCCTGACGGCCGCGCGGACGCTGTCCCCGGTGCTGCCCGTGGTCGCCGTGGTCGCCCTGCTGGGCCTGCCGCCCGCGCCCGGCGGCGAGGGCGCCGGACCGGCGGACGCGCTGTCCGCGCTGGTCGTGCTGTTCTGCGCGGTGCGGCTGCTGCGGCAGCGACGGCGTCCGCTGTCCCGGACGGCCGCGCTGCTCCTCGCCCTGCCGGTCGCGGGCCTCGCGCTCGCCGCGATGGGCGCCTCCTCGCCGGGCGCGGGCCTCACCGGCCTGGGCCGCTACCTGCAGATCTTCGTGCTGGTCCCGGCGGCCGTGGTGCTCCTGGTCCGCGACCGGGCCGACTTCCGGGTGCTGGCCTGGTCGTTCGTCGCGCTGGCGGGCTGGCAGGGGGCGGTCGGCGTCCACCAGTTCGTCACCGCCACCGGAGCCTCGTACCAGGGCGAGACGATCCGGGCGGTCGGCACGTTCGGGCCGCAGGACGTGATGGGCATGGCGACCGTGGTGTCGTTCGGGCTGGTCTGCGCGCTCGGTCTGGCGCTCGGCGGGGCACGGGCACGGCAGCGGGCGGTCGCCGTCGGCTGCGCCCTGGCGCTGCTCGTGCCGCTGGCCCTGTCCTTCAGCCGGGGCGCGTGGATCGCGACCGCGCTGACCTGCACAATCCAGCTGGCCCTCGCGGGCCTGCGGCGGGCGCTGACGATCGGCGCGGTGGGCCTGGCGGCCGGGGTGATCCTGGTCGGCGGCCTCGGGGTCGGCTCGGCGATGCTCCAGGAGCGCGTCGACAGCATCACCCAGGTCGCCGACGCCCCCGACCAGTCGGTCACCGACCGGTACACGCTGTGGGCGGCCGCGGTCGGCATGTGGCGCGAACGACCGCTCACCGGCGTCGGGTTGAAGGGCTTCCCCGAGCACCGGGACGCGCACGCGTCGCTCGCCCTGTCCTCCGGCAGCGACACCGACGGCGCGGGCTCGGGCTTCGTCCGGCAGCCGCTGCTGTCCCCGCACAACATGTACCTGCTCGTCCTGGCCGAGCAGGGGCTGATCGGGCTGCTCGCCCTGGCGGGCTGCTGGCTGGCGATGCTGGCCCGCGGGCTGCGCGGCTGGGCCCGCGTGCGGCGCGCGGGGCCCGGCCTGGACTGCGCGCTCGTCGCCTGCGGCCTCCTGGTCTGGCAGCTGATCGACTTCGTGTACGCCGACATCGGCGGGCCGTCGACCGTTCTGACGGCCGTCGTCTTCGGCGCCGTGGCCTGGTGGGCGCTGGTCGGCGCCGACGGCCGCGAGGAGGCGCTCGCGCGATGA
- the murJ gene encoding murein biosynthesis integral membrane protein MurJ yields the protein MTVTPPRTPRTDGPPSVPPARDATQSGQATAETEREATETTWATGTAETMESAGKADAAGAAEPAGEAVTLEVAGALGGVVEAGGAHGAVGTADAAEAVGPGGAVTPAAGVGGPGGGDLPVVSRGFLARAALVTAGLSVAGALLGLLRDQALARLFGAGSDTDAFLVAWTVPEFAATLLIEDGLAFALIPAFSMALARRSRGEPGDPVRALVAGTLPRLSLAFVAVGALLIGIAPQLVGALAPGLPDPALAVDCTRLTATCAVSFGLAGYCSAALRAHRRYVAPAAIYVAYNVGIIAGMYALGGRWGVRSAAAGVAVGGLLMVLVQLPSLVRRLRRQAGDGERAVAHEAPRPLDTALLTTVLLFALCRQSQVLVERFLASQLPAGAISHLNYAQKVAQMPMILSVMVCTVTFPVVARALAEGDVARARGRVERDLALAACIVLLGTAAVVACAPQMIEVLFQRGAFTARDTAATAGLMRVYALGLLGQTLTGVLVRSYFSAGRGTWYPVGAMAGGIVVTSWLGAWSVHTWGVYGIAAANATGITVTALVLLAGMGPRSVPVDVRGVLRELSRPVRAALVATLAGMFAAGRCDDALLGLVVGGLTVAVVFLSLGRALRAQGIVRALHSVRSATRRLSHGRS from the coding sequence ATGACCGTCACGCCTCCCCGGACGCCTCGCACGGACGGCCCCCCGTCCGTACCGCCGGCCCGGGACGCCACACAGTCCGGGCAGGCCACCGCCGAGACGGAGCGGGAGGCGACCGAGACCACCTGGGCGACCGGCACCGCCGAGACGATGGAGTCGGCCGGCAAGGCCGATGCGGCCGGGGCGGCCGAGCCGGCCGGTGAGGCCGTGACTCTCGAGGTGGCCGGTGCTCTCGGTGGGGTGGTGGAGGCGGGCGGGGCGCACGGGGCGGTCGGGACGGCCGATGCCGCGGAGGCCGTCGGGCCCGGTGGGGCCGTCACGCCTGCTGCCGGGGTCGGGGGGCCGGGCGGCGGGGATCTTCCCGTGGTGTCCCGGGGGTTTCTCGCCCGGGCCGCGCTCGTCACCGCCGGGCTGTCGGTGGCCGGGGCCCTGCTGGGGCTGCTCCGGGACCAGGCGCTGGCCCGGCTGTTCGGGGCGGGCAGTGACACGGACGCGTTCCTCGTCGCGTGGACCGTGCCCGAGTTCGCGGCCACCCTGCTCATCGAGGACGGACTGGCGTTCGCGCTGATCCCGGCGTTCAGCATGGCGCTGGCCCGCCGTTCCCGGGGCGAGCCGGGCGACCCCGTGCGCGCCCTGGTCGCCGGCACGCTCCCCCGGCTGTCGCTGGCCTTCGTCGCGGTGGGCGCCCTGCTGATCGGCATCGCGCCGCAGCTCGTCGGGGCCCTCGCGCCCGGCCTGCCCGACCCCGCGCTCGCCGTCGACTGCACCCGGCTCACCGCCACCTGCGCGGTGAGCTTCGGGCTCGCCGGCTATTGCAGCGCCGCCCTGCGGGCGCACCGGCGGTACGTCGCCCCGGCGGCGATCTACGTGGCCTACAACGTCGGCATCATCGCCGGGATGTACGCGCTCGGCGGCCGCTGGGGGGTGCGGTCGGCGGCGGCCGGGGTCGCGGTCGGCGGGCTCCTCATGGTCCTCGTGCAACTCCCCTCCCTCGTACGGCGGTTGAGGCGGCAGGCCGGGGACGGGGAGCGGGCCGTCGCGCACGAGGCCCCCCGGCCCCTCGACACCGCGCTCCTCACGACGGTGCTGCTGTTCGCGCTGTGCCGGCAGTCGCAGGTCCTCGTCGAGCGCTTCCTCGCCTCGCAGCTGCCGGCCGGCGCGATCTCGCACCTCAACTACGCGCAGAAGGTCGCGCAGATGCCGATGATCCTGTCGGTGATGGTGTGCACGGTCACCTTCCCCGTCGTCGCGCGGGCGCTGGCCGAAGGCGACGTCGCCCGCGCCCGCGGCCGGGTGGAACGGGACCTGGCGCTGGCCGCGTGCATCGTGCTGCTCGGCACGGCGGCGGTGGTCGCCTGCGCGCCCCAGATGATCGAGGTGCTGTTCCAGCGGGGCGCGTTCACCGCGCGGGACACCGCGGCCACGGCCGGACTGATGCGGGTGTACGCGCTCGGACTGCTCGGCCAGACCCTGACCGGCGTGCTGGTGCGCTCCTACTTCTCGGCCGGCCGCGGCACCTGGTACCCGGTCGGCGCGATGGCCGGCGGGATCGTCGTCACCTCCTGGCTCGGCGCCTGGAGCGTCCACACCTGGGGGGTGTACGGGATCGCCGCCGCCAACGCGACCGGCATCACCGTCACCGCCCTGGTCCTGCTGGCCGGGATGGGACCGCGCAGCGTGCCCGTCGACGTCCGGGGCGTGCTGCGCGAACTGAGCCGGCCGGTACGGGCCGCCCTGGTGGCCACCCTGGCCGGGATGTTCGCCGCCGGCCGGTGCGACGACGCGCTCCTCGGGCTCGTCGTCGGCGGGCTCACCGTGGCCGTCGTCTTCCTGTCCCTGGGCCGGGCTCTGCGCGCCCAGGGCATCGTCCGCGCACTCCACTCCGTACGTTCCGCGACCCGGAGGCTCTCCCATGGCCGCTCCTGA
- a CDS encoding polysaccharide deacetylase family protein — MAAPDHRPPTAVPWVAMYHSVGDCSEDPYRITVTPERLEKQLRWLRRRGLRGVSVGELLAARGRGEGRGLVGLTFDDGYADFLTDALPVLRRNGCTATLFVLPGRFGGDNAWDPLGPRKPLLTADGVRRAADEGVEIGSHGLTHVDLTAADDLALKTETVESRAVLAELLGAAPDGFCYPYGTIDRRAVDAVREAGYAYACAIDPGPLNGPHALPRLHVGQNDDALRLYLKYRLHRLRRRPVEGLR; from the coding sequence ATGGCCGCTCCTGACCACCGCCCGCCCACCGCCGTCCCGTGGGTGGCGATGTACCACTCCGTGGGGGACTGCTCCGAGGACCCCTACCGCATCACGGTGACCCCCGAGCGGCTGGAGAAGCAGCTGAGGTGGCTGCGCCGGCGCGGGCTGCGGGGCGTCTCCGTGGGCGAACTGCTCGCCGCCCGCGGCCGCGGCGAGGGCCGCGGCCTGGTGGGCCTCACCTTCGACGACGGGTACGCCGACTTCCTCACCGACGCGCTGCCCGTGCTGCGCCGCAACGGCTGCACGGCCACCCTCTTCGTGCTGCCCGGCCGGTTCGGCGGCGACAACGCCTGGGATCCGCTGGGCCCGCGCAAGCCCCTGCTGACCGCGGACGGCGTCCGCCGCGCGGCCGACGAGGGCGTCGAGATCGGCTCGCACGGACTCACCCACGTCGACCTGACCGCGGCCGACGACCTCGCGCTCAAGACGGAGACGGTCGAGAGCCGGGCCGTCCTCGCCGAGCTGCTCGGCGCCGCGCCCGACGGATTCTGCTACCCGTACGGGACGATCGACCGGCGGGCCGTGGACGCCGTGCGCGAGGCCGGCTACGCCTACGCCTGCGCGATCGACCCGGGCCCGCTGAACGGCCCGCACGCCCTCCCCCGGCTGCACGTCGGGCAGAACGACGACGCGCTGCGGCTGTATCTGAAGTACCGGCTGCACCGGCTGCGCCGCCGGCCCGTGGAGGGGCTGCGGTGA
- a CDS encoding glycosyltransferase: MKALHIITGLGVGGAEQQLRLLLRHLPARCDVVTLTNPGSVADGLAEDGVRVVCLGMAGNRDLGALPRLVRIIRSGGYDLVHTHLYRACVYGRLAARLAGVRAVVATEHSLGESQLEGRALTSGVRALYLASERLGRTTVAVSPTVADRLLDWGVPAPRIEVVPNGVDLARFRFDPRARRTTRRRLGLPDDARVVGGVGRLAAGKRFDVLVRALARLPGDHWLLLVGGGPEESVLRRLAHEAGVADRVLFAGERPCVPDGTPGPDLPSLLSAMDVFVSPSPEETFGLAAVEALASGLPVLYASCPAIDHLPACPAGARRVSGGAEAVVRALTETHPAAPGPRTAPDAARHYDITRSAAQLMDVYAAALSGPPRSSSASPTPQGVSSP; the protein is encoded by the coding sequence GTGAAGGCGCTGCACATCATCACCGGGCTCGGCGTCGGCGGCGCGGAGCAGCAACTGCGGCTGCTGCTGCGGCATCTGCCCGCGCGGTGCGACGTGGTGACGCTGACGAACCCGGGCTCGGTGGCCGACGGGCTGGCCGAGGACGGGGTCCGGGTCGTCTGCCTCGGCATGGCCGGCAACCGCGACCTGGGCGCGCTGCCCCGGCTGGTGCGGATCATCCGCTCCGGCGGCTACGACCTGGTGCACACCCACCTCTACCGGGCGTGTGTCTACGGCCGGCTGGCCGCACGTCTCGCCGGGGTCCGCGCCGTCGTCGCCACCGAGCACTCGCTGGGCGAGTCGCAGCTGGAGGGCCGCGCGCTGACGTCCGGGGTGCGCGCCCTGTATCTGGCGAGCGAGCGGCTGGGCCGCACGACGGTCGCCGTCTCCCCCACGGTCGCCGACCGGCTGCTCGACTGGGGCGTGCCGGCCCCGCGGATCGAGGTCGTCCCCAACGGCGTCGACCTGGCCCGCTTCCGCTTCGACCCGCGGGCCCGGCGGACCACCCGGCGACGGCTCGGGCTGCCGGACGACGCCCGCGTCGTCGGCGGGGTGGGCCGTCTCGCGGCCGGCAAGCGCTTCGACGTCCTCGTCCGGGCCCTCGCCCGCCTCCCCGGCGACCACTGGCTGCTGCTGGTGGGGGGCGGGCCCGAGGAGAGCGTGCTGCGGCGCCTCGCCCACGAGGCGGGGGTCGCCGACCGCGTCCTGTTCGCCGGGGAGCGCCCGTGCGTCCCCGACGGCACGCCGGGGCCCGACCTGCCGTCCCTCCTCAGCGCCATGGACGTGTTCGTCTCCCCCTCGCCGGAGGAGACCTTCGGTCTCGCGGCCGTGGAGGCGCTCGCCTCGGGGCTCCCCGTGCTCTACGCCTCCTGCCCCGCGATCGACCACCTGCCCGCGTGTCCGGCCGGCGCCCGCCGGGTGAGCGGCGGCGCCGAGGCCGTCGTCCGCGCGCTGACCGAGACGCACCCGGCGGCCCCCGGCCCGCGCACCGCCCCGGACGCCGCCCGCCACTACGACATCACCCGCAGCGCCGCCCAGCTCATGGACGTGTACGCGGCCGCCCTGTCCGGACCACCCCGGTCGTCCTCCGCTTCCCCGACACCCCAGGGAGTCAGTTCCCCATGA
- a CDS encoding lipopolysaccharide biosynthesis protein, producing the protein MTENPRRPAALRRAKTLPPWSLLAAGVVAGGLLGGAYGVVKPPVYTATAYVVAVPTAKSDPASALGFAQAYGRVATQLAVLGDAQVWAGVPVKTLQQNVQTATSPDAPMVAITATSPRADLAADMANAVTRALTQHAKGAEAATNVDLQQFARAVRPTAPSSASPTVTGLVGASAGGLLGGLLLLVRPRRRSQEEAGRPAAVPGPALAADAHGAL; encoded by the coding sequence ATGACCGAGAACCCCCGTCGCCCTGCCGCCCTGCGCCGCGCCAAGACGCTGCCGCCGTGGTCCCTGCTCGCGGCCGGCGTCGTCGCAGGCGGTCTGCTCGGCGGCGCCTACGGAGTCGTCAAGCCGCCCGTCTACACGGCCACCGCCTATGTCGTCGCGGTCCCGACGGCCAAGTCGGACCCGGCGTCCGCGCTCGGCTTCGCGCAGGCCTACGGCCGGGTCGCCACCCAGCTCGCCGTGCTCGGCGACGCCCAGGTGTGGGCGGGCGTGCCCGTGAAGACGCTCCAGCAGAACGTGCAGACGGCGACCTCGCCGGACGCCCCGATGGTCGCGATCACGGCGACCTCCCCGCGCGCCGACCTCGCCGCCGACATGGCCAACGCGGTCACCCGCGCGCTGACCCAGCACGCCAAGGGCGCCGAGGCCGCCACCAACGTCGACTTGCAGCAGTTCGCCCGCGCGGTGCGGCCGACCGCGCCCTCCTCGGCGTCCCCGACGGTGACCGGGCTGGTCGGGGCGAGCGCGGGCGGGCTGCTCGGCGGGCTGCTCCTGCTGGTGCGGCCGAGGCGGCGCTCGCAGGAGGAGGCCGGACGTCCGGCCGCCGTCCCCGGCCCGGCGCTGGCCGCCGACGCCCACGGAGCGCTGTGA
- a CDS encoding GNAT family N-acetyltransferase, with the protein MKPALTTELVTDERVFADLAPAWGRLYRRCATATPFQSHAWLHSWWLSYGRRGRLRLLLVRDGGELVAAAPLTAVRRPLPALVPLGGAISDYGDVLVDDEHGERAVAALTEGLAGVARTALIDFREVRPGGAVEQVYERWHGPRRRVSDSVCLELPAVAMEDLVARLPSAKAQRVRAKLRKLTALGVQRKAVCPEEVDSALRRLLELHELQWQGRKVTGEHLRSRFCEHLVRSVGPMVRAGDAVVTEFRLDDDVVAVDLTLLSRRLAGGYLYGAHPRLRESKADVAVMLLDACAEHTRDGGRAALSLLRGDEPYKHHWRPEPVVNQRLLLARRRTAPLLSAAVCDVAARRRGKELLLRLEQRRERAGGGRS; encoded by the coding sequence GTGAAACCGGCGCTCACCACCGAACTCGTCACCGACGAGCGGGTCTTCGCCGACCTCGCGCCCGCCTGGGGGCGGCTGTACCGGCGGTGCGCGACGGCCACGCCGTTCCAGAGCCACGCCTGGCTGCACTCGTGGTGGCTCTCCTACGGCCGGCGCGGGCGGCTGCGGCTGCTGCTGGTCCGCGACGGCGGTGAGCTGGTCGCGGCGGCCCCGCTGACGGCCGTCCGCCGGCCGCTGCCCGCGCTCGTGCCGCTCGGCGGGGCGATCTCCGACTACGGGGACGTCCTCGTCGACGACGAGCACGGCGAGCGGGCCGTCGCCGCGCTCACCGAGGGCCTCGCCGGGGTCGCCCGGACCGCGCTGATCGACTTCCGTGAAGTGCGGCCCGGCGGCGCGGTGGAGCAGGTCTACGAGCGCTGGCACGGGCCGCGCCGGCGGGTGAGCGACTCGGTGTGCCTGGAGCTGCCCGCCGTCGCCATGGAGGACCTGGTGGCGCGGCTGCCGTCGGCGAAGGCCCAGCGGGTGCGCGCCAAGCTGCGCAAGCTGACCGCGCTCGGCGTGCAGCGCAAAGCGGTGTGTCCCGAGGAGGTGGACTCGGCGCTGCGGCGGCTGCTGGAACTGCACGAGTTGCAGTGGCAGGGCCGCAAGGTGACGGGGGAACACCTGCGCTCCCGCTTCTGCGAGCACCTGGTGCGCTCGGTGGGGCCGATGGTGCGCGCCGGGGACGCGGTGGTGACCGAGTTCCGGCTGGACGACGACGTCGTGGCCGTCGACCTGACCCTGCTGTCGCGACGGCTGGCCGGGGGGTACCTGTACGGCGCCCATCCGCGGCTGCGGGAGAGCAAGGCGGACGTCGCGGTGATGCTGCTGGACGCGTGCGCGGAGCACACCCGGGACGGGGGGCGCGCCGCGCTGAGCCTGCTGCGCGGGGACGAGCCGTACAAGCACCACTGGCGGCCCGAACCGGTCGTCAACCAGCGGCTGCTGCTGGCCCGTCGGCGCACCGCCCCGCTGCTGTCGGCCGCCGTGTGCGACGTGGCCGCCCGCCGCCGCGGCAAGGAGTTGCTGCTCCGTCTGGAGCAGCGGAGGGAGCGGGCCGGTGGCGGCAGGTCCTGA
- a CDS encoding glycoside hydrolase family 26 protein encodes MAPQQRRARSRRLAVVAAAVAASAVLASGPGFAAGAGVVRVADPPAPTPTAPAPAAPDPAVPTPGVTPAPPAAPVTPSQSPDASGESAAPVPSGASAAPAPSDGSASPSPSPSGAAAGPAPAFGAYLDYGARGVARIAELSEWLGGSKLRVGHTYLPGDRWHNIEGPPGFLDVWADWRLEQDDRMLVLNVPMMERNEEGVSDAEVRRLLRQGAAGDFDHHFRALARRLVALKVPDTVIVLGWEMNGITYTHRCGPDPEAWKKYWNRIVSTMRSVPGQRFRFDFTPTRGKDAVPWTECYPGDDTVDILGMDSYDQPTGLSFDEQVKEPYGLQAHVDFAKAHGKPISYPEWGLFRNGDNAEYMRRMIAWMDEHRPLYNTLTDYCPHGVWQCRQNPRASEVYRSLLSGRLDGPSTPPTTPAPSQEPSVEPTVPQPPTTDPTGEPPADCTPMDLGDWVEYWLGGKLCFRLDWLPGKG; translated from the coding sequence ATGGCTCCACAACAGCGACGCGCACGGTCCCGCAGGCTGGCCGTCGTCGCGGCGGCGGTCGCGGCATCCGCCGTCCTGGCGTCCGGACCCGGATTCGCCGCGGGCGCGGGGGTGGTGCGGGTCGCCGATCCTCCCGCTCCCACCCCGACCGCTCCGGCGCCCGCCGCACCCGACCCGGCCGTCCCCACGCCGGGCGTCACGCCGGCCCCGCCGGCCGCACCGGTGACGCCGAGTCAGAGTCCGGACGCGTCCGGAGAGTCCGCCGCACCTGTCCCGTCCGGCGCGTCCGCCGCACCCGCCCCGTCCGACGGGTCCGCGTCCCCGTCCCCGTCCCCGTCCGGCGCGGCCGCCGGGCCGGCCCCCGCCTTCGGCGCCTACCTCGACTACGGCGCCCGGGGCGTGGCCCGGATCGCCGAGCTCAGCGAATGGCTGGGCGGCTCGAAGCTGCGCGTCGGCCACACCTACCTGCCGGGCGACCGCTGGCACAACATCGAGGGCCCGCCCGGCTTCCTCGACGTGTGGGCCGACTGGCGGCTGGAGCAGGACGACCGGATGCTCGTCCTCAACGTGCCCATGATGGAGCGCAACGAGGAGGGCGTCTCCGACGCCGAGGTGCGCCGGCTGCTGCGGCAGGGCGCGGCCGGGGACTTCGATCACCACTTCAGGGCGCTCGCCCGCAGGCTGGTCGCGCTGAAGGTGCCGGACACGGTGATCGTGCTGGGCTGGGAGATGAACGGCATCACGTACACCCATCGCTGCGGGCCGGACCCGGAGGCCTGGAAGAAGTACTGGAACAGGATCGTCTCGACGATGCGTTCGGTGCCGGGCCAGAGATTCCGGTTCGACTTCACGCCGACCCGCGGCAAGGATGCCGTTCCCTGGACCGAGTGCTATCCCGGGGACGACACCGTCGACATCCTGGGAATGGACTCCTACGATCAGCCGACCGGCCTGTCCTTCGACGAGCAGGTGAAAGAACCGTACGGACTCCAGGCGCACGTGGATTTCGCCAAAGCCCACGGCAAGCCCATTTCCTATCCCGAATGGGGACTCTTCCGCAACGGTGACAACGCCGAGTACATGCGGCGCATGATCGCCTGGATGGACGAGCACAGGCCGCTGTACAACACGCTGACCGACTACTGCCCGCACGGCGTGTGGCAGTGCCGGCAGAACCCCCGCGCGTCCGAGGTCTACCGCTCGCTGCTGTCCGGCCGCCTCGACGGGCCGAGCACGCCGCCGACGACCCCGGCGCCCTCCCAGGAACCCTCCGTGGAACCGACGGTCCCGCAGCCTCCCACCACCGACCCGACCGGCGAACCCCCGGCCGACTGCACGCCGATGGACCTCGGCGACTGGGTCGAGTACTGGCTCGGCGGCAAGCTCTGCTTCCGCCTGGACTGGTTGCCGGGCAAGGGATGA